From the Leptospira congkakensis genome, the window AAAAGAAAGCCGCTAAGAAAAAAGCTGCAAAGAAAAAATCTAAGAAATAACTTAGATTCGATTCTTCCTTCGAAACTCTCGAAGTAAGATTGTGTGAACCCGCAAAACCTGCGGGTTTTTTCTTTTATAGAGCTTCGTTTGAGAAAAAACTAAGCAATCGCCCGCGTAAAACCTCTTCTACTCATCGAAAACCCCGATTTTTTATCTAAATTAGCTCTTTCCATACCAATAAATTGGAAATGATCCTTCTTATTGATCGAATCAAAGAGTGCTTTCATCAGTGATTCGATGTTAGGATGCACTACGTTTTTATAACTTTTACGTGAATGATCCTTTCCCCAGATCTCTAAATGGTCCGTGTCAGGCATTTTGAGGATGAGAGAAGGGAGATCGTAACGTTTCATTAGCACATTGCAAACGTCTTCAAATCCATACTCAGTGATGGAATTAAAATCAAAAAATACGAGTAAGTAGAGGATGTTGGTTGGTTCGAGTCTTCCATTTTCATCAGAAATTTTCTGAATTCCATCCAAAACAACATAACGAAGATTCTTGGTTTGGATCCAAAGTTTTTGATCTTCGTGGCGTTTGAGGTTCACTTCTTCCGAAAACCGTTTTTGAAATACGGTAGAGAGGAAAAATCCGGAAGAATCTTGTTTTTCTTCGAGGATTCGTTCTAAAGAAAAGGGTTCAAACTCTAAATTGAAGTACTTTGTATACGTCTCTGCCATATCACTTAGAGTAACGGACAGATTTTAGAGTTTGAATCGGATTTTTTTACAATTAAAATCTACAAAATTAGAATTCTAACATCCTGCGTTCGCTGTCGTGATAGAAACTATATCCTTCCTTCTTCCAAGTTTCCCAAAATTTAGCAGAACCTTCTCGCATAAAACAAATTCGTTCTTCCGTTGCGATAGGAGTTAATAAGAGAAAATTTGCGCGTTTGCCATTCTCTGTGAGTAGTCCGTGAAGATTTGGCAGTAATTCCTTGGAACCCTGCTCTATTTCCTCTGTGACGTTACGTAGAACGAACCAATTGAAGTCTAGATAGAGTTGATCGGGATCTTTTCTTGGATTTTGAATTGTATGAGAGTGACCAAACCAAATTCCTGTGTTCCAAGGAAATTTTACCATCTCGCCGAGTACATGTTGGATCCATGTTTCTGATTTATCTTCTGTATCTTTTAACAGTTGGATGGCAAAAACAAGTTCGATCCGAGAAAAGTTTTCATATTCTTTGTGATAGAGTTCAATCGAAGGTTGGTTTTGAACACTCATCCCAATGGTAGAGAAGATTTTAATCCCAGGAAATTCTTTTGGTAAAAAAGAAGCGATTCCAAGTGAAGGATACTTTCCTCCATCAGCAGACCAATACTTTTCATGTTTCCCAAGTTTTGATTCTAAAAAATCCAATCGAAGTTTTTGTGCTTTCTTCCAATGATCTTTTTCCGCAACAGATTCCCAAAATTTACGATTGGTTCTGACTCGTTCAGCAATCACTCCATTTTCTGGATCACCAAGGGGAGATGCAGTAGGTGCTTCTTCTTTTGCAAACTTTGCGTATCCATGAATCCCTTTGATCCCTGACCAAGAAGGAAGATAAGCTTGTAGTTCTTCATCAACAAATAAGGCAACACCGTCACCTTCTTCCGACCAAATAAAATGGATTTGGTCTTCTGTAAGAGAAGTTTGTGCATTTGGATCTGTGATTTCCGATTTGGTCAACACGGGCGCAAGACCCGCATCAAAATCTTCATCCACTCGTGAATCCGGGGCTTCAATTAAGTTTCGCACCCAAAGTGTTTTCATCGGCCACTCAGGGTTGTTATGTGATTGTAAGTAAAGGTAAATGGTTCTTCCATCATCTTCTAAAAATGCAGTAAAAGAACCGTAGGGATTTGCTTCTTGGTATAAAACTTTAGGGGTACTGGGATTCATTAAAATTTATGGGGAACAACTCTCTCTTTGAATTTTGCTAGTAGTTTCGAAATGGTTTCATCCATTCCTTCTTCAAAATAAATATCTGGATAATAACCAGAGGCATTTCTTAGACCGATGAGTTCGGGTTCATTCCACTTTCGGTATCCTTTCAGTGAGTTCCAGACTTCTTCCGAAGGAGAATTGTTTTCCTTTTTAGCGTCGATGAAAGATTGAATCGTGCGAGTTGGGGTCATACGAGTATAGATTCTTTGGTCTCCAAGGGAAACCAACTAAAATTTTAGACTGTTTCGACAGTGGGTGTCAATTTTCATTGGA encodes:
- a CDS encoding suppressor of fused domain protein → MNPSTPKVLYQEANPYGSFTAFLEDDGRTIYLYLQSHNNPEWPMKTLWVRNLIEAPDSRVDEDFDAGLAPVLTKSEITDPNAQTSLTEDQIHFIWSEEGDGVALFVDEELQAYLPSWSGIKGIHGYAKFAKEEAPTASPLGDPENGVIAERVRTNRKFWESVAEKDHWKKAQKLRLDFLESKLGKHEKYWSADGGKYPSLGIASFLPKEFPGIKIFSTIGMSVQNQPSIELYHKEYENFSRIELVFAIQLLKDTEDKSETWIQHVLGEMVKFPWNTGIWFGHSHTIQNPRKDPDQLYLDFNWFVLRNVTEEIEQGSKELLPNLHGLLTENGKRANFLLLTPIATEERICFMREGSAKFWETWKKEGYSFYHDSERRMLEF